GCATTACTTTCTGGCTGCTGCGGCAACCCGCCGAAGGTGTTGGCTACCAGCGGCTTTGACAACGCGGGAAACTGAAAAGGCGATGACTTTTCAGTACCGCCCTTGGCTGTATCGTTGTTTGTGTCTGCACCATTcggtttgaacttgaaaacacTATCCACGATGGGcttgctgaaattgaaagtaGGCCCCTTTAGCTCGTCATCGGAGTCATCCGGATCTCGTTCGTTTAGTTTGGCGATTTTCTTTGGGTCAAATGTGAACGCGGGTTTGCTGGTTGTAGAGGACGTGTTgctaaaagaaaacagcGGTCCCTGAATCTTGACCTCGGGCTTGCGCGGCTCCTCCTCCGATTCTTCCTCCGATTCTGCATCGTCGTGCCCGTCTTTAGTCTGCTCTATCTTTTCTGCCGGTATCTCTTTGGTATCGCTCTCGATGCTTTTGTAATATCTCACATAGGCTTCGGCTATGCTGGTAAAGTCCACAATCGAATTGGCAATGTGAGACTCGTTGActttcttgacaaagttttcattcaagGCACGGATTTTGTTAGTCTTTTGggaagttgttgtagttggcgAGTTTGGTAACGTTGTGTGTGGCTTTGGAAACTGCAGTGCAGTTGAGAAAGGTGATTCTCCTTTCGGTTCATTCAACTTCCCCCTGGGCTTTAGGATCTTTCTCTTGGACAAAGTTTCCGAGGTGGCACGGGCGGGTGCGTCGGCCTCGTTTGTTTCGTAGTCGTCATCAAAAGCATCCTTAGTGATCTGCTCCGCGGCCTGCCTCTTGGTcatggtgctgctgctgcttgaatCTATAATCCTGCTCCAATTGCCCGTCTCTGGCGCAATCTATGTTGGTGATGCCCACCACAAAATCAGGAGCTACCAACTGTGCAATAGCGTTCTCGAAGGTGGCCCAGAGAATGTAAAGGCAGCTCCAAGGTCAAAGAGGTGGGCATGGAGAGGTGGAGGTGAGGTGTTTACCACAGCCTAGGAGATTCAAGAACAGGTGCTgggaagagttggaagcgACGCTACGTGAAGCACGAGGTGTGATACAACACAACGGGAAATGTAGACCcgtgctgcaaaataggCAACAGAGatggtttgaaaagtggCTGTCCTATCCATTGCAAAAGTCCCCTTCTGAATCttagcagtagtagcaacAGGTTgcgttgttttcaaaataggTCTTTGACCTGGATTCACGTGCCATTTGTGGGACGCACACACCACCCCCGTTTCCTCCTAGTTgcagagaaaaaaaagccagagAGAGACCTCACCATTTTACGCCTTACAGATTGGAAAAATACGTCCTACCAGCTCATCTTTATAGTACACAAGCAACTATAGAAGTATGTTACGACCAATGCCACAGCGGTGTATCAACTTGGGAGCCAAGATGAGGCCATATTGACAGTTACATTGGAGATGCCTGGGGGCCATTTATTTGCAAATGAAACTACAAAACCTTTGACAGTGCACTGAACAACCAGCGGCGACAATGCTtgtcgaaaaaaaaggtcttTATAGAGCGCCTGGCTCCCAATATCGCAGCTAATTCCCGGGTCCCACAGTTTTCAGATTACTAACAACCACACTAGAATGGCGCCAAAGATCCAACAAACTAAGGCCGCtaaagctgctgctgccttgGCCGGTGGTAAGAAAGGTAAAAAGAAGTGGAACAAGGGTAaggtcaaggacaaggcTCAGCACATTGTCATCTTGGACCAAGAGAAATACGACAGAATCTTGAAGGATGTCCCAACCTACAAGTACGTTTCCGTTTCCGTTTTGGTTGACAGATTGAAGATTGGAGGTTCGCTTGCCCGTGTTGCTTTGAGACAGTTGGAGGACGACGGAATCATTACCCCGGTCTTGAAGCACTCCAAACAAGCCATCTACACTCGTGCTCAGTAATTGATAGTGTAGTGGGCTCTTGCTAGCATTTGTATATTAcgaccaaaaaattttgaaaaccatAATGTGTTAGCTTCAGTGTAGCTTTAGTACTCTTCAACCCACCGAGATGGCCTCTTTCGGTGCCTCGACGTGAAAttaaaagagaaaaaaaaacgagagCTCCAAACActccttcttgtttctACATGATGATACGAACGAGTCGcccgttggtgttgaagaggGCATTTTTTGGCTCTTCGAAGCCCCAGTCATATAGCATTTCACGGGTCCTCAATGGCTCACCGGAGCAGGTTTTCGACATCGTAAGCAGGGTGGACAACTACAAGAACTTTGTGCCGTTTGTTGAGGACTCGTTCATTACAAGCAGGGATGGTGGCAATCTCCCCTCGGGAGctggtttgaaaatcgGGTGGAACGACATTACCGAGCGGTTTGTATGCAAACTCCACTGCGAGGAGAACAGAAACGTGTAcgccaaaagtgttgagctAGAGTTGTTTGAGACCCTTGAAACGCAGTGGGTGTTCAGCCACGTTTCGACGAGCAAGTTCCCAAAGTGTCGagtcgatttcaaactcacGTACAAGTTTCGAAACCCATTGTACAACCATCTCAGTTCCATGTTTGCTCCGCAGGTTAGCAACATCATGATTGgtgcgtttgaaaaacagttgaaacaacaacaacgatgaGGCCAGAATCGAACCTGTCATCAAAAGTGGTTGCCATTAGGGGAGGAAGACGCATCATATTGTGGGATAAATCGAGATATAGATCTTAATAGACACAACCTGGAACTTTAGAATTTCGTGGGTGCCGGGGAAGCCGACATTGTGTTGgtaaaagcaaaagattagACAGACCCGGGCTCAAGGATACTTCAAGCACCTCTTCTACGGAAAGTGATGCGCGACGCCGGTGACGCGTTCAGCATGGCGGCGGTAAACTACAACACGGATAGACCGcacaagaaaacaaacaatcAACCCATAACATTGGTTTGGTGAAAGTGGTTTTGACAGAGTTTAGCGGTTAGGAAATGAAAACGTGGGTGCAACGGTTCAGCTTTTGAACCGTGACCAATCGGTGGAAACAATAGCGAGTCGCGGATAAACAGCATCCACTCGCA
This portion of the Lodderomyces beijingensis strain CBS 14171 genome assembly, chromosome: 5 genome encodes:
- a CDS encoding 40S ribosomal protein eS25, coding for MAPKIQQTKAAKAAAALAGGKKGKKKWNKGKVKDKAQHIVILDQEKYDRILKDVPTYKYVSVSVLVDRLKIGGSLARVALRQLEDDGIITPVLKHSKQAIYTRAQ